One Triticum dicoccoides isolate Atlit2015 ecotype Zavitan chromosome 5B, WEW_v2.0, whole genome shotgun sequence genomic window carries:
- the LOC119309853 gene encoding zinc finger protein 8-like — translation MAMSEQDGQHATNSLPGDAANGAVDIDSFSQLPFVRPKPPPAMEAGGSSPTSSIRLFGFDFPPDGAASSVTDGDAAAVSSTAPGQAAAAASASASASAGASGGSGGRKFECHYCCRNFPTSQALGGHQNAHKRERQHAKRAQFQSAMAMQGHYPAHAYPAFGSGYHHRFVAGPPHMGRYEPPPHYPSWSNHHHLAPTMPAAVPRYYGSGPGSVSQPINGSPVPASALWRVPGVSVATPAAPRQERPTPLTLAGRDDMAVAWERRGQAGSASSASSASSSSQHEAARHGGEAAENRANVSLDLTL, via the coding sequence ATGGCCATGAGCGAGCAAGATGGGCAGCACGCCACGAACAGCCTTCCCGGAGATGCGGCGAACGGCGCCGTCGACATCGACTCCTTCTCGCAGCTCCCGTTCGTGCGGCCCAAGCCGCCCCCGGCGATGGAGGCCGGCGGGTCGAGCCCCACGTCGTCCATCCGTCTCTTCGGCTTCGACTTTCCACCCGACGGCGCGGCCTCCTCCGTCACCGACGGCGATGCTGCCGCTGTCAGCTCCACTGCTCCCGgccaggcagcggcggcggcgtcggcgtcggcgtcggcgtcggccggtGCAAGTGGCGGCAGCGGTGGTCGCAAGTTCGAGTGCCACTACTGCTGCCGGAACTTCCCGACGTCGCAGGCGCTGGGAGGACACCAGAACGCGCACAAGAGGGAGCGGCAGCACGCGAAGCGCGCGCAGTTCCAGAGCGCCATGGCCATGCAAGGTCACTACCCCGCCCACGCGTACCCCGCCTTCGGCAGCGGCTACCACCACCGCTTCGTCGCCGGGCCGCCGCACATGGGCCGCTACGAGCCGCCGCCGCACTACCCCTCGTGGTCCAACCACCACCACCTGGCGCCCACCATGCCAGCGGCGGTGCCCAGGTACTACGGCAGCGGCCCCGGCTCCGTGTCCCAGCCGATCAACGGCAGCCCGGTGCCGGCGTCGGCGCTCTGGCGGGTCCCGGGCGTCAGCGTGGCGACACCAGCAGCGCCGCGGCAAGAGCGGCCAACGCCCTTGACTCTTGCCGGGCGTGACGACATGGCGGTGGCGTGGGAAAGAAGAGGACAAGCCGGCTCGGCGTCGTCGGCGTCATCAGCATCGTCGTCTTCGCAGCATGAGGCCGCGCGCCACGGGGGAGAAGCCGCGGAGAACAGGGCAAACGTGAGCCTGGATCTCACCCTGTAA